In Acidimicrobiales bacterium, a single genomic region encodes these proteins:
- the cysC gene encoding adenylyl-sulfate kinase — MPPADLAPHPPPGPSSGLARLRSGVTVWFTGLPSSGKSTIAGALERRLSADGFAVEALDGDVIRTHLTRELGFSREDRDENVRRVGFVAELLSRHGVVVLCSLISPYRAARDEVRARHQGRFFEVYVSTPPEVCAQRDVKGLYARARAGEVRGMTGVDDPYEPPLAPDLEIPAHLQTLEESVESVWNALHS; from the coding sequence GTGCCCCCCGCCGACCTCGCTCCGCATCCGCCGCCCGGTCCGTCCTCAGGGCTGGCGCGCCTGCGGTCCGGCGTCACGGTGTGGTTCACCGGCCTGCCCTCGTCGGGCAAGTCCACCATCGCCGGCGCCCTGGAACGACGCCTCTCGGCTGACGGCTTCGCCGTAGAGGCCCTCGACGGCGACGTCATCCGGACCCATCTCACCCGCGAGCTGGGATTCTCCCGCGAGGACCGGGACGAGAACGTCCGCCGGGTGGGCTTCGTGGCCGAGTTGCTGTCTCGCCACGGCGTCGTCGTGCTGTGCTCGCTGATCTCGCCCTATCGCGCCGCCCGAGACGAGGTGCGGGCGCGACACCAGGGGCGGTTCTTCGAGGTCTACGTCTCGACGCCGCCCGAGGTGTGCGCCCAGCGCGACGTCAAGGGCCTGTACGCCCGGGCTCGCGCCGGAGAGGTGAGGGGCATGACCGGGGTCGACGATCCCTACGAGCCCCCGCTGGCTCCCGACCTCGAGATTCCTGCCCACCTCCAAACCCTGGAGGAGTCCGTGGAGAGCGTATGGAACGCACTGCACAGCTGA
- a CDS encoding glycosyl hydrolase family 18 protein, which produces MPVGVIMVAMSLNRVHDPGPQRPLATGTSNRPIAGMEATAPAVALAPATMTPAAAPPAIAATPALRPHELFGFAPYWTLPMAGGFDLRDLTTVAYFGVDIAPDGSIIGSGDGWAGYQSQDLAQLISAAHFAGDRVVLTAKSFDQATLDRLSSDPTAADRLGSQLVQAIQAKAMDGANLDLEGLGGADRVGLARLVGAVSARLHAANPHWQVTVDTYTSSASNPNDFFDVPALARVTDGLFVMAYDMESSGAASPNSPLNYYAANVAQAMTAYRWAAPSSKIILGLPFYGYDWPTANNAPNASATGGPAAVGYGRIRAAGLPTYWDPRGAVPWTAYQVGGQWHEAYYDNPQSLAMKAYLADADGLDGVGIWALGMDGNDPAMTAALLGRARPLKLPTGPSTLSSSRPPPAAPPPEAAPGTPSGGPPPAPSPSPTSPPPSSPPPPSGGGSPPPTSSPIPRVTVP; this is translated from the coding sequence GTGCCCGTGGGCGTGATCATGGTGGCGATGTCGTTGAACCGCGTGCACGACCCCGGTCCGCAGCGACCGTTGGCGACGGGCACCTCAAACCGTCCGATCGCCGGTATGGAGGCGACGGCACCCGCAGTGGCGCTGGCCCCGGCCACGATGACGCCGGCAGCCGCACCTCCCGCCATCGCGGCGACGCCTGCGCTCCGGCCCCACGAGCTGTTCGGCTTCGCTCCGTACTGGACGTTGCCGATGGCGGGCGGCTTCGATCTGCGGGACCTCACGACGGTCGCCTACTTCGGCGTCGACATCGCTCCTGACGGCAGCATCATCGGGAGCGGTGACGGCTGGGCCGGCTACCAGAGCCAGGACCTCGCCCAGCTGATATCGGCGGCGCACTTTGCGGGCGACCGGGTCGTGCTCACGGCGAAGTCGTTCGACCAGGCGACCCTGGACCGGCTCTCGTCGGACCCGACCGCTGCGGACCGTCTGGGCTCGCAGCTGGTCCAGGCGATCCAGGCCAAGGCCATGGACGGGGCCAACCTCGATCTCGAAGGGCTGGGTGGCGCTGATCGTGTCGGCTTGGCGCGGCTCGTGGGCGCGGTCTCGGCTCGGCTGCATGCCGCCAACCCTCACTGGCAGGTCACGGTCGACACCTACACGAGCTCGGCGTCGAACCCGAACGACTTCTTCGACGTGCCTGCGCTGGCTCGAGTGACCGACGGCCTGTTCGTCATGGCCTACGACATGGAAAGCTCGGGCGCCGCCAGCCCGAACTCCCCGCTCAACTACTACGCCGCCAACGTCGCCCAGGCCATGACGGCATACCGCTGGGCGGCGCCCTCCTCCAAGATCATCCTCGGGCTGCCCTTCTACGGCTACGACTGGCCGACAGCCAACAACGCGCCAAACGCCTCGGCCACCGGCGGTCCCGCCGCCGTGGGCTACGGCCGGATCCGCGCCGCCGGGCTACCCACGTACTGGGACCCGAGGGGAGCGGTGCCCTGGACCGCCTATCAGGTCGGGGGCCAGTGGCACGAGGCCTACTACGACAATCCCCAGTCCCTCGCCATGAAGGCATACCTGGCGGACGCGGACGGCCTGGACGGAGTGGGGATCTGGGCCCTGGGCATGGATGGCAACGACCCGGCCATGACCGCGGCGCTGTTGGGCAGGGCCCGACCGCTCAAGCTGCCGACGGGCCCGTCGACGCTCTCCTCCTCGAGGCCGCCGCCGGCTGCACCCCCTCCCGAAGCGGCTCCCGGGACCCCGTCAGGGGGGCCGCCACCAGCGCCGTCTCCATCGCCGACATCGCCGCCACCGTCAAGCCCTCCGCCGCCGAGTGGCGGGGGTTCGCCGCCACCGACCTCCTCTCCGATCCCCCGGGTGACCGTGCCGTAG
- a CDS encoding MerR family transcriptional regulator, giving the protein MTDGALRIGEVATRAGVSCRTLRYYEELRLLAPSGHSAGGARRYTEDDLARLLRIRELQEVMGFDLEEIGAILGAEDRLAELRTEWRDGAQPERQDEILAEAVKINDRLRQQVREKRAKLDEVMAELDAKARRYRDLARRSRTPG; this is encoded by the coding sequence ATGACCGATGGCGCCCTTCGCATCGGGGAGGTGGCGACGCGCGCGGGCGTCTCGTGCCGGACGCTGCGGTACTACGAGGAGCTGCGACTGCTGGCGCCGTCGGGGCACAGCGCCGGTGGTGCGCGCCGGTACACCGAGGACGACCTCGCCCGCCTGCTCCGCATCAGGGAGCTGCAGGAGGTGATGGGCTTCGACCTCGAGGAGATCGGTGCCATCCTCGGTGCCGAGGATCGGCTCGCCGAGCTGCGGACGGAGTGGCGCGATGGTGCCCAGCCCGAGCGCCAGGACGAGATCCTCGCCGAGGCGGTCAAGATCAACGACCGACTCCGCCAGCAGGTCCGGGAGAAGCGGGCCAAGCTCGACGAGGTGATGGCGGAGCTCGATGCCAAGGCACGCCGCTACCGGGATCTCGCACGCCGATCGCGTACTCCAGGCTGA
- a CDS encoding phosphoadenylyl-sulfate reductase, with amino-acid sequence MERTAQLTISGVRRRPAGLDDVDLADLNDRFETAAPVEVVRWAVETFGEGLCLSASMADAVLIDIATKVDPDVEVVFLDTQYHFPETLSTLERIWDRYNLNLRIMRPDVPLDDRWRTDVDACCGVRRVDQLDKALDGKLAWMSGLRRVEAASRADARIVALDRRGLVKVNPLATWSDLDVSGYIADHDVIVNPLVEQGYPSIGCWPCTRPVTEGEGSRAGRWSDLEKLECGIHL; translated from the coding sequence ATGGAACGCACTGCACAGCTGACCATCTCAGGCGTCCGGCGCCGTCCCGCCGGCCTCGACGACGTCGACCTTGCCGACCTCAACGACCGGTTCGAGACGGCGGCGCCGGTCGAGGTGGTGAGGTGGGCGGTGGAGACGTTCGGCGAGGGCTTGTGCCTCAGCGCCTCGATGGCCGACGCCGTGCTCATCGACATCGCCACCAAGGTCGACCCCGACGTCGAGGTCGTCTTCCTCGATACGCAGTACCACTTTCCGGAGACGCTGAGCACCCTCGAGCGCATCTGGGACCGCTACAACCTCAATCTCCGGATCATGCGTCCGGACGTGCCGCTCGACGACCGCTGGCGCACCGACGTCGACGCCTGCTGTGGTGTCCGCCGGGTGGACCAACTCGACAAGGCCCTCGACGGCAAGCTGGCGTGGATGAGCGGCTTGCGCCGGGTTGAGGCGGCGTCGCGGGCCGACGCCCGCATCGTGGCGTTGGACCGACGGGGCCTGGTCAAGGTCAACCCGCTGGCCACGTGGTCCGATCTCGACGTGTCCGGCTATATCGCCGACCACGACGTGATCGTCAACCCGCTGGTGGAGCAGGGCTATCCCTCCATCGGCTGCTGGCCGTGCACCCGGCCGGTCACAGAGGGAGAGGGATCGCGCGCCGGGCGCTGGTCCGATCTCGAGAAGCTCGAGTGCGGCATCCACCTCTAG
- a CDS encoding MFS transporter — protein MRVRARSTATEHSRAHPEGVPGDRYKWTALSNTTLGVFIVLINQSIVIISLPSIFRGIHLDPLQPANIGYLLWLLMGFLVVTAVLVVTFGRIGDIFGRVRMYNAGFLVFTIASIGLSVVPSTGSAGALELIFGRIVQGVGGALLMANSTAILTDAFPQEERGMALGINMVAGIAGGFIGLIVGGLVSEIDWRLVFLVSVPVGVFGTVWAYLKLKDVSERVKARTDWWGNATLAAGLVAILVGITYGIQPYGGHAMGWTNPMVVAEIVGGVALLLLFAWIETRVPEPMFDLGLFRIRAFSNAGAANLLSAVGRGGLQFMLIIWLQGIWLPLHGYSFERTPLWAGIYMVPLSVGFLLTGPAAGFLSDRFGNRAFSVGGMVLAAASFALLMLLPTNFGYVGFAILLFVNGVGNGLFAAPNTTSIMNAVPAAQRGAASGVRATFMNTGFVLSIGIFFSLMIVGLASRLPAAMHAGLVAQGVPAADASRVAGLPPVGSLFAAFLGFNPMKTLLGPHVLSALPASNAAFVTGKSFFPSLISGPFHYGLMIAFSASAAMCSVAALASWRAGSGRDPTRRRREPAIDQLAAAETEAWVGA, from the coding sequence TTGCGCGTAAGGGCGAGGTCAACGGCGACCGAGCACAGTCGAGCACACCCTGAGGGTGTCCCCGGCGATCGCTACAAGTGGACAGCGCTGTCGAACACGACCCTCGGCGTCTTCATCGTCCTCATCAATCAGTCGATCGTCATCATCTCGCTGCCGTCGATCTTTCGTGGCATCCACCTCGACCCGTTGCAACCGGCCAACATCGGCTACCTGCTGTGGCTCCTCATGGGGTTCCTGGTCGTCACGGCGGTCTTGGTCGTGACCTTTGGGCGCATCGGCGACATCTTCGGACGCGTGCGGATGTACAACGCCGGGTTCCTCGTCTTCACGATCGCCTCCATTGGGTTGTCCGTGGTACCGAGCACCGGATCGGCCGGCGCGCTCGAGCTCATCTTCGGGCGCATCGTCCAGGGTGTCGGCGGCGCCCTCTTGATGGCCAACTCGACGGCCATCCTCACTGACGCCTTCCCGCAGGAGGAGCGGGGGATGGCCCTGGGCATCAACATGGTGGCGGGCATCGCCGGCGGGTTCATCGGCTTGATCGTCGGCGGGCTGGTCTCCGAGATCGACTGGCGACTCGTCTTCCTGGTGAGCGTGCCTGTCGGGGTGTTCGGCACCGTGTGGGCCTACCTGAAGCTGAAGGATGTCAGCGAGCGGGTGAAGGCCCGGACCGACTGGTGGGGCAACGCGACCCTTGCGGCGGGCCTGGTCGCCATCCTGGTGGGCATCACGTACGGCATCCAGCCCTACGGAGGGCACGCGATGGGCTGGACCAACCCGATGGTGGTGGCCGAGATCGTCGGCGGCGTGGCGCTGCTCCTTCTGTTCGCGTGGATCGAGACCAGGGTGCCGGAGCCCATGTTCGACCTGGGCCTGTTTCGCATACGTGCGTTCAGCAACGCCGGGGCCGCGAACCTCCTCTCGGCGGTGGGACGCGGTGGATTGCAGTTCATGCTCATCATCTGGCTCCAGGGCATCTGGCTGCCCCTTCACGGCTACAGCTTCGAGCGGACACCGTTGTGGGCCGGGATCTATATGGTCCCGTTGAGCGTCGGGTTCCTCTTGACCGGACCTGCGGCGGGGTTCCTCTCCGATCGGTTCGGCAACCGAGCGTTCTCGGTCGGGGGCATGGTCCTGGCGGCGGCGTCGTTCGCCTTGCTCATGTTGCTGCCGACGAACTTCGGCTATGTCGGGTTCGCCATCCTGCTGTTCGTGAACGGGGTCGGCAATGGACTCTTCGCGGCTCCGAACACGACGAGCATCATGAATGCGGTACCAGCCGCGCAGCGAGGCGCGGCGTCGGGTGTGCGGGCGACGTTCATGAACACCGGATTCGTGCTGTCCATCGGGATCTTCTTCTCGTTGATGATCGTCGGGCTGGCCTCTCGTCTGCCGGCGGCCATGCACGCAGGTCTCGTCGCCCAGGGTGTGCCGGCGGCCGACGCCTCCAGGGTTGCCGGGCTGCCGCCGGTGGGAAGCCTTTTCGCCGCCTTCCTCGGCTTCAACCCGATGAAAACCCTGCTCGGACCGCACGTGCTGAGTGCGCTGCCTGCCTCGAACGCCGCGTTCGTGACGGGCAAGTCCTTCTTCCCATCGCTGATCTCTGGTCCGTTCCACTACGGTCTGATGATCGCGTTCAGCGCTTCAGCGGCGATGTGTTCGGTGGCCGCGCTGGCGTCATGGCGGGCCGGTAGCGGCAGGGACCCGACACGCCGCCGTCGGGAGCCGGCGATCGACCAGCTGGCGGCGGCCGAGACGGAGGCATGGGTGGGAGCATGA